CGGTTATTTGATGTTATTGTTGCTTTCGTTCCTTAGTTTTATGCTGATCGTCATTGTCCTGCTTCAACGTGGGCGAGGTGGGGGATTAGCAGGAGCTCTGGGCGGAGCTGGTGGCCAGAGTGCATTCGGCACCAAGGCTGGCGATGTCTTCACAAAAATTACAGTCGGGATGGCCATTATCTGGGTGTTGGTCGCAGGCTTCAGCATCAACATTATCAGTTGGTCCCGAACGGTATCCTACAAAGGTGGAGCTGACGTTAATCCTAGCTTGATCCCAGGAAAAGATGACCCCGCAGGAGAAAACACCGATGTTCCTGCACTTGGCGATAATGCACCAATGCCAGGTGAGATTGGGACGTCTGATCTGGAATCGTCATTGCCAGAAGGCCTGAGTATCCCCTCGGGAACTTCGACAACTCCA
The genomic region above belongs to Rubinisphaera italica and contains:
- the secG gene encoding preprotein translocase subunit SecG; amino-acid sequence: MTGYLMLLLLSFLSFMLIVIVLLQRGRGGGLAGALGGAGGQSAFGTKAGDVFTKITVGMAIIWVLVAGFSINIISWSRTVSYKGGADVNPSLIPGKDDPAGENTDVPALGDNAPMPGEIGTSDLESSLPEGLSIPSGTSTTPEMKPPAATPTETGTSETAPPAGTTATP